ACactagaatttttatttttaactgtaCACATTGACTTTGCCCAAATGCTGTGCTGATACTGCTCACATAGGTTTATGCAAATGAATGGCATAAAATTACCAGTGATGTTGGTTGGATAGTGCCTTGGTGAAGTTATTGTGTGCAAGAGCTTTGCAAAGaagtgtaaatgttttacttaaTATTCCTTTACTGTTATTTGCCCTAATGATTTACCCAAAATCTTTTTCATCCAGGGAGTTACATGTCGAAACATTTGGAATGGCCTGGCTTACAGCCTGACATCCAACCCCAAGTACAAACAACAAATCCCTTCTGGAACAAACTGTCTCAGTCAAATCCTTTCTTAGATGACATTGTGTGCAGAGACAAAACTGACTCAAGTGTGACTATACTGAAGGAGAATCCATCAGCTTTCTTTGGTAACAGTATTGAAGATTGCGAAAGCACATCCTCGGATGAAAacaattttggacattttcttgAGCCTGAGAGAAACAGCCTTAATCGATCCGGGCGATGGAGAAGTGCCTCGGACATTCTCGACAGCATTGTAAAAAGAGAATCCAAAAAGGAGAAGAGCTTTAGATCTCAAGGACCATTCTTGAAACCTGATTTTGACTGGCTTAAAAATGATATGGACGCTTATAAAATGGCCTGGCTGAGCCACAGGCAGTTGACCAGGTCCTGTTTGAACATCAGCCTGATAAAACAAAGTCCTGGTTGGGCTCAAACCCAagccacagacacacaaattGTCTGTAAGCTCGATCACAATGGAGGCTCAGTGCAGTTGCCTGACTCCAATATCTGTGCCCACATTCCCCAAGGTCAGGTTGCTCCAGGGGAGATCCAAGAAATTGGACTCAAAGCTAGCCTTGATCCACCTCGCGGaatcaataataattatgtaaCATCTGTAAGTCCTCTTTTGGAAATCATTCTCAGCAATCCCAATGTTATGGAAGGCATCTCCCTTGATATTAAAATGGCAGCTGAAGTAAAAAATGACCCTTTGAGCCAAGTCATGACAACATTTGTAGGTCTGATGGCGCATAGGAAAGATGGACCTTATGAAAAGGTTAAGGACTGTTACATATATAAGGacattttacaaatgaagaTCCAGGAGCTAAAGCCTCACATGTACATCATTGCTGCTGCAGAGGCCACAGTCATACAGCCACCAGCAACCTCAGTATGGGACTATTTAGACCGACATTTCACAGTCGCAGTATATGGTCCCAAGCATATTCATCCATCTTTCAAAATTGTACAAGTCATCTCTTGCTATAATAGTGTTCCACCCAGGCTTCCTTTCTCTGATATCCAAAAAGGTAACAGAAACTTGCCCCCTGTTGTGTTGCAACTTTGGGGAAAGCATGAGTTCAATCCACATGGTCTAAATGATTTGCACATTACAACCAGTGTGATGGAATCAAAGTTTGAAGTGAAATATGAGGATAAGAACAAAGAGGTCAAATTAGAGGAGCTCAAAACAGGCAGAGTGATCCATTTGCCATTGGAACTATCCAGGGCAGGCAATGGAGATATGGGTCAGTTCAAACTTGCCATCCAGGTGAAGGACTCCAATTGCCTCTCTTTAGCAGACTTTCACATTACTTCTCCTGAAGCTGCTCCTCTGAGGACAGAGAAACATGGACTCAGACATGTGGATCGTCACAGGGAAGTGACCCATTCTCGAGCTATCCCAGAAGAATCTGTCCCAGACTTACCAAAGTTCCGAGATATGCCAGTGAATATTCAGTGGTATGGTGTTGCATTGAAATCTCTTCTTAGACAGCCAAGAGTGGAGTATCTTCTAGAGTACTTCAAGGGTGACACAATTGCTCTGCTTTCCAGAGAAACAGTTAAATCTGTTGGACAGTCAAAAGTAAAAGAGTGGTATATTGGCTTTCTCAGGGGAAGTGTTGGTTTGGTACACTGCAAGAATGTGAAGGTTATAACAAAGGACCAAGTAATTGACTTCTCTGGAGTTAGACTCACTACACAAACCCTGCTGGACAACATGACTTTGCCATTTAAAAAGCTCACATACATGTACTCTGCCATTCAGACCCTAGTAACAGATCACATAACCTGCTGGAGGACTTTTGCTGCAGCTCTGGGTTACTCAAACCTCTCAATAGAAAATTTCTCTAGGAGGCAaactgagactgaagcagagaaGGTAGCATGTGTACTTGAGAAGCTTAAGGAAGACTGCCACACAGAAAAAACTAAAAGGAAATTTCAACATGAACTCTTAATAGTAAGTATCTTTAGTTATATAAATGCATCTTCGTATTTAGTTGATTAGTTTTTGAATATTGAGTGTTCTGAAAATGTTTAGATGATCATGACAtaatgttgttttctttcttaacaGGGACTCTTAAAAATGGATGCTCAAGGCCTCGTAGCCCATTTAATCCAGAACACAGTTATTCTGTCCACAGCTGTTGAGCTTGGTGTACGGTGGAGGGAACTGGCTGAGAAGATTGGAAAGCTTTCCAGTTCTCAGATTTCTGGTTATGAGGCACCACACAGAGGGAAAAGTGGAGAAGTCAGTGCCCAGGTAAGCACCTATAAAGCTTTCCTGCTGTGGATTCTATTTAAAGACTTTACTActgtgccttgcataagtattcagcCCCTTGAACTTTGCCACATCTTGTAGTGTTACTGAAACTGCAAGGGTCTTATTTGGGATTATATGCCATGCAACTCCACACATTAACCCATAGTATTTAAatgggaggaaaaaacaaagtcTGTAAAactattgacaaatataattgCATAAGAAccccctaaattagttctggcGATAACTACTTATCCAAAGTCACATAATTAATTGGAGTCCATCTGTGCTCATTTAACACATGGTCTCACCTGTTCCTTGAAGGCCTCAGTGATGGGTAGAGAACAtatctaaacaaacagcatcctGAAAACTAAAGAGCCATCGAAACAAGCCCAGGACATAGCTCTGGAAAGATATCAAACaaggtttgtttattaaaaataccccaaactttgaacatcccacagaACACTATTAAAcccattattaataattataaagaatatggcacaactgCGACTCTGACTTTTGATGGATGGCCTCCTCTAGTCAATGACCAGATAAGGAGGACAAAGGTAACTCTGAAAGAGCTGGAGAGATATGCATTTCCAATGAGAGAAGCCGTTCACAGGACAACCATAGCCTAAAAGCATtctgaagacatttatttacacttacatttacatttattcatttagcagacgcttttatccaaaccgacttacaaatgaggaaatacaagcaaagcgatatatcaagcggagaacaataagtagtgctaccatgtaagatttataattgagttctagaaaagcaaagtgtgcagggtagaggtgtaagagccagagtaagtttttttgtttgtttgttttttaaaggataatgtgggggttggcgttttaggggttagttaagtgttcacggaaggggtgggtctttagctgtttaaaATGCTACAAATCAGGATTAAGTCCAttccaattccaggttgtagCACTACAAAATGCAGAAAAGTTCAAGGGAAGTGAATACTGACATACTGTTAATGCATACATAGGGTAGAGAAGAGCTATGCGAAGTATatcaaaatataacatttatgttACTGTGTTAAATGTTTGGAATTTATAGGTTAGGTGTGTATAAAGAGGAATTTAATGTTCCCCGTTAAGGTGATTTAC
This Ictalurus furcatus strain D&B chromosome 1, Billie_1.0, whole genome shotgun sequence DNA region includes the following protein-coding sequences:
- the macc1 gene encoding metastasis-associated in colon cancer protein 1; the protein is MAAVRAKSIRQTGSLLRSRSEGTLIDLDDNVTINNNSLHGSYMSKHLEWPGLQPDIQPQVQTTNPFWNKLSQSNPFLDDIVCRDKTDSSVTILKENPSAFFGNSIEDCESTSSDENNFGHFLEPERNSLNRSGRWRSASDILDSIVKRESKKEKSFRSQGPFLKPDFDWLKNDMDAYKMAWLSHRQLTRSCLNISLIKQSPGWAQTQATDTQIVCKLDHNGGSVQLPDSNICAHIPQGQVAPGEIQEIGLKASLDPPRGINNNYVTSVSPLLEIILSNPNVMEGISLDIKMAAEVKNDPLSQVMTTFVGLMAHRKDGPYEKVKDCYIYKDILQMKIQELKPHMYIIAAAEATVIQPPATSVWDYLDRHFTVAVYGPKHIHPSFKIVQVISCYNSVPPRLPFSDIQKGNRNLPPVVLQLWGKHEFNPHGLNDLHITTSVMESKFEVKYEDKNKEVKLEELKTGRVIHLPLELSRAGNGDMGQFKLAIQVKDSNCLSLADFHITSPEAAPLRTEKHGLRHVDRHREVTHSRAIPEESVPDLPKFRDMPVNIQWYGVALKSLLRQPRVEYLLEYFKGDTIALLSRETVKSVGQSKVKEWYIGFLRGSVGLVHCKNVKVITKDQVIDFSGVRLTTQTLLDNMTLPFKKLTYMYSAIQTLVTDHITCWRTFAAALGYSNLSIENFSRRQTETEAEKVACVLEKLKEDCHTEKTKRKFQHELLIGLLKMDAQGLVAHLIQNTVILSTAVELGVRWRELAEKIGKLSSSQISGYEAPHRGKSGEVSAQSMWKPAYDFLYAWSMQYGEGYRDMLQALHLALDKMKSPVTKHWRHITGALITVNCMEILRASAFHTAY